A genomic region of Cryptococcus neoformans var. grubii H99 chromosome 13, complete sequence contains the following coding sequences:
- a CDS encoding solute carrier family 25 (mitochondrial phosphate transporter), member 3, producing the protein MSPYRPNPFFSTTNSFFLPSVGDKVDNAVAQGKALGQDAQTKVQELSGKADLKYQDAKEAVKQTTASAPTGVDLYARFALAGALGCAVTHGALTPVDVVKTRIQLEPEVYNRGMVGSFRQIIAKEGAGALLTGFGPTFVGYAIQGAFKFGGYEFWKKKAIDVVGVDKARENRQAIYLGASAIAEFFADIALCPLEATRIRLVSQPTFANGLAGGFLRILREEGPAAFYAGFGPILFKQVPYTMAKFAVYEVAVEKILKATGKSKDSLTGGQLTGLNLTSGLIAGLAAAVISQPADTLLSKINKTKGAPGQSTTSRLVQMAGQLGVSGLFTGMTTRLVMIGTLTAGQFLIYGDIKKMLNATGGVEIAPIPK; encoded by the exons ATGTCTCCTTACAGGCCcaaccccttcttctccaccaccaactccttcttccttccttccgtTGGAGACAAGGTCGACAATGCCGTTGCCCAGGGCAAGGCTCTCGGCCAGGATGCTCAGACCAAGGTTCAGGAGTTGAGCGGTAAGGCCGACTTGAAGTACCAGGACGCCAAGGAGGCTGTCAAGCAGACCACTGCTTCCGCTCCTACCGGTGTTGACCTCTACGCTCG ATTCGCTCTTGCTGGTGCTCTTGGTTGTGCCGTCACCCACGGTGCTCTCACCCCCGTTGATGTCGTCAAGACTCGAATCCAGCTCGAGCCCGAGGTTTACAACAGG GGTATGGTTGGCTCTTTCCGACAGATCATTGCCAAGGAGGGTGCCGGTGCTCTTCTCACTGGTTTCGGCCCCACCTTCGTCGGTTACGCCATCCAGGGTGCCTTCAAGTTCGGTGG TTACGAgttttggaagaagaaggccatTGACGTCGTTGGTGTCGACAAGGCCCGTGAGAACCGACAGGCCATCTACCTCGGTGCCTCTGCCATCGCCGAGTTCTTCGCCGACATTGCTCTCTGTCCCCTTGAGGCTACCCGAATCAGGCTTGTCTCTCAGCCCACTTTCGCCAACGGTCTTGCCGGTGGTTTCCTTAGGATTTTGAGGGAGGAGGGTCCCGCTGCCTTCTACGCGGGTTTCGGTcctatcctcttcaagcAGGTTCCTTATACCATGGCCAAGTTCGCCGT CTACGAGGTTGCCGTCGAGAAGATTCTCAAGGCCACTGGCAAGTCCAAGGACTCCCTTACTGGTGGACAACTCACTGGTCTTAACCTTACTTCCGGTCTTATCGCCGGTTTGGCCGCCGCCGTTATCTCTCAACCCGCCGACACCCTCTTGTCTAAGATCAACAAGACCAAGGGTGCCCCCGGCCAGTCTACCACCTCTAGGCTCGTCCAGATGGCTGGTCAGCTCGGTGTTTCCGGTCTCTTCACCGGTATGACCACTCGTCTTGTCATGATCGGTACCCTTACTGCTGGCCAGT TCTTGATCTACGGTGACATCAAGAAGATGCTCAACGCTACCGGCGGTGTCGAGATTGCTCCTATCCCCAAGTAA
- a CDS encoding vacuolar membrane protein translates to MALSPSHAGQPAPQWRQFTFFDVENVKDEQDLAQSPRAIRQLTPPVAVTTTAPKSPLSPSLIVSSSRNISILDKHFSVERSFTAWEQNGRATFLLEAGGLLVAIGEEEGSLWPLLKVWDLTKEDKKSSERRPVLLRSVRIQHGQRPHPVSSVALTSNLSHLAIGLGDGTVLLYRHFLQSLTTSSYLTSLPKARVVHESHEPVTGLGFREHPPTDKSTPSRSSSSHGFSLFIVTTNRVLSAPVNGKGEARTIDDVGCALGCATMDSQRKEMVVARDEAIYLYGPDGRGACLAYEGPKSSITVYSHNLIITSPPFYPSVASASATVRHYAKSTPNGELGSPDTAKITIFDLDNKVIGYSGTYNEGVRDVFCQWGGIYVYGGNGKLCRLDEQSTQAKLETLYRRNLYTLAITMARSQGLGEAGIADIHRRYGDYLYSKGDFDGAMGQFVKTLGSLQPSYVIRKFLDAQRIHNLTTYLQELHSRGLANPDHTTLLLNCYTKTSDRARLDQFIRTEARRSSSPAPGTGAVGREGELPFDLDTAIRVCRQAGFYEHAAYLAKKFDKHEDYLRIQIEDAGKVDEALRYLRGLGPKACEVNMARYGRTLLQHEPEATTELLIDLCSGNLGRKKAVREVDGKTDGITSGSGVNGSGPAMLSYLGYNKVTGFLSGDTPSGATVSEDEKPTGAHDGLDAAKVGEDEKEDVTPSYIPASPRQYFAHFVDHRELFIHFLESVALNLWNQKIDPSFSNSSAVSAPKRDMDSPPPTDPTIIDQTAVWNTLIELYLSSSAEESKRKALALINSDSTPYDPMHALVLCSSVGFTEGMLRLWEGMGMYEDVLRYYMEEGQEAEDAQGITPSNKVFTHLEMYGPSHPHLYPLVLRYLTSSPAILTRHKGELSKILAKIDEYQIMPPLGVVQLLSRNGVVDVGSVKEWLRGKVEENEEEIESDKHLYDSYRSETAAKRKAILDRSNVSQPEIFQVTKCAACGGQLDLPSVHFMCKHSYHQRCLPDSDPECPICARQHSVIRELRRNQLRLADRHDLFLEEVHQAEDGFNVVADAFGRGLFRREEVDERIEA, encoded by the exons ATGGCACTCTCGCCTTCTCACGCAGGCCAACCAGCTCCTCAATGGCGGCAATTCACTTTCTTCGATGTGGAAAATGTCAAGGATGAACAGGACCTGGCCCAATCGCCTCGAGCTATCAGA CAACTGACCCCACCGGTCGCAGTTACCACAACAGCTCCTAAATCTCCCCTGTCACCGTCACTGATCgtctcttcatctcgaAATATCAGTATCCTCGACAAGCATTTCTCCGTCGAGCGATCGTTTACTGCCTGGGAACAGAATGGTCGGGCTACATTTCTTCTCGAGGCAGGGGGGCTGCTTGTAGctattggagaagaagaagggagtcTTTGGCCGCTGCTGAAGGTGTGGGATTTgacgaaagaagacaagaagagtTCAGAGAGAAGGCCAGTGTTGCTCAGAAGCGTACGGATACAACATGGACAAAGACCTCATCCT GTATCTTCGGTGGCTCTCACATCGAATCTATCGCATCTCGCTATAGGATTAGGAGACGGCACCGTCCTTCTCTATCGACACTTCCTTCAATCACTGACCACTTCTTCATATCTAACATCCCTTCCCAAGGCCCGTGTGGTCCACGAATCACATGAACCAGTGACTGGCTTAGGATTCCGCGAACATCCACCAACAGATAAATCAACACCTAGCAggtcatcttcctctcatgGATTCAGTTTGTTCATTGTTACCACCAATAGAGTACTTTCTGCTCCAGTGAATGGTAAAGGCGAGGCGAGGACGATAGATGATGTGGGATGCGCTCTTGGATGTGCGACAATGGACTCtcagaggaaggaaatggttGTGGCCAGAGATGAGGCTATATATCTTTACGGTCCCGATGGTCGTGGGGCTTGCTTGGCCTATGAAG GACCCAAGTCATCTATAACAGTATATAGTCATAATCTTATCATAACATCTCCCCCATTTTACCCGTCTGTCGCCTCCGCCTCTGCCACTGTCAGGCATTATGCCAAGTCAACCCCAAACGGTGAATTAGGATCGCCTGACACGGCAAAGATCACAATATTTGATTTAGATAACAAGGTGATCGGGTATTCTGGGACTTATAACGAAGGAGTGCGGGATGTCTTTTGTCAGTGGGGCGGTATCTATGTGTACGGTGGTAACGGCAAG CTATGTCGATTAGACGAACAATCCACCCAGGCCAAACTTGAAACACTATACCGGAGAAACCTGTATACTCTCGCCATCACCATGGCTCGCTCACAAGGCCTTGGTGAAGCAGGCATTGCCGACATCCACAGACGGTATGGTGATTATCTGTATAGTAAGGGTGATTTCGATGGGGCTATGGGTCAGTTTGTCAAAACATTGGGGTCCCTGCAGCCAAGTTATGTCATCCGCAAA TTCCTGGACGCGCAAAGAATTCACAACCTTACAACCTATCTCCAAGAACTTCATTCTCGCGGTCTCGCCAATCCCGACCACACTACACTCCTTCTCAACTGTTACACCAAGACATCCGATCGAGCGCGTCTCGATCAATTCATTCGTACCGAGGCTCGCCGTTCTTCATCGCCTGCCCCTGGGACTGGGGCGGTTGGACGGGAAGGAGAGTTGCCTTTTGATCTGGATACAGCCATCAGGGTATGTCGACAAGCGGGGTTTTATGAACATGCGGCATATCTGGCCAAGAAGTTTGATAAGCATGAGGATTACTTGAGGATTCAGATTGAGGATGCGGGTAAGGTTGACGAGGCGTTGAGATACTTGAGAGGGCTAGGGCCGAAAGCT TGCGAGGTGAATATGGCGAGATATGGAAGAACACTACTTCAGCATGAACCAGAAGCCACAACAGAACTCCTTATCGACTTATGCTCTGGAAATcttgggaggaagaaggctgtACGCGAAGTCGATGGAAAGACGGATGGGATTACCTCTGGTAGCGGAGTGAACGGGAGCGGACCAGCGATGTTGTCATATCTGGGGTACAACAAGGTGACTGGGTTCTTGTCTGGAGACACGCCCTCAGGCGCAACAGTGAGCGAGGACGAAAAGCCAACTGGTGCTCATGACGGTCTCGATGCTGCCAaggttggagaggatgaaaaggaagacgTGACCCCCAGCTATATTCCAGCCTCACCGAGACAATACTTTGCCCATTTTGTCGATCATCGCGAGCTTTTTATACATTTCCTTGAATCTGTCGCTCTCAACCTTTGGAACCAAAAAATCGATCCCTCATTTTCCAACTCTAGTGCCGTTTCAGCTCCTAAAAGAGATATGGACTCGCCTCCCCCCACGGACCCCACTATTATTGACCAAACTGCTGTCTGGAATACCCTTATCGAGCTCTACCTCTCTTCGTCTGCCGAAGAATCGAAACGGAAAGCACTCGCCTTAATCAACAGCGACTCGACACCTTACGATCCAATGCATGCGTTGGTTTTGTGCTCTTCTGTAGGTTTCACGGAGGGCATGTTAAGGCTttgggaagggatgggaatgTATGAGGATGTCCTGAGGTATTatatggaagaaggacaagaagcCGAGGACGCGCAAGGGATAACACCCTCGAACAAGGTGTTCACCCACCTTGAAATGTATGGCCCGTCACATCCACACCTATATCCTCTTGTCCTTAGATACCTTACATCATCACCTGCTATTCTTACAAGACACAAGGGAGAGCTGTCCAAAATTTTGGCCAAGATTGATGAGTACCAAATCATGCCGCCGCTGGGTGTCGTGCAGTTATTGAGTAGGAATGGGGTGGTTGATGTTGGGAGCGTCAAGGAGTGGTTGAGAgggaaggttgaggagaatgaagaggagattgagtCT GACAAACACCTTTACGACTCTTATCGTTCGGAAACTGCTGCCAAGCGCAAAGCTATCCTGGATAGGAGCAACGTGTCTCAGCCAGAAATTTTCCAAGTCACAAAGTGTGCAGCGTGCGGCGGACAACTTGATTTGCCCAGTGTACACTTTATGTGCAAGCACAGCTATCACCAAAG ATGTTTGCCGGACTCTGATCCAGAGTGCCCCATCTGTGCTCGACAACACTCGGTTATCCGTGAACTTCGACGGAATCAGCTCCGTCTGGCGGACAGACACGACTTGTTTTTGGAAGAAGTGCATCAGGCAGAAGACGGGTTCAATGTTGTGGCAGATGCGTTTGGGAGAGGGTTGTTCAGgcgagaagaggttgatgaGAGGATTGAGGCTTAG